A single genomic interval of Desulfovibrio sp. JC022 harbors:
- a CDS encoding ATP-binding protein produces the protein MHRFVLESVPNPEESREVARKAIIILKDFVVDENLLHDMDLVLTEGCSNVARHAYDKIKDCSRLELTIEIHPGSHIVFEIADWGKGLCSKSIDFSMPSPEAVGGRGMFIMSELMDTFELIKVKEKNIIKLTRKLKDNQWRKK, from the coding sequence ATGCATCGCTTTGTGCTGGAATCAGTTCCAAACCCTGAAGAAAGCAGGGAAGTAGCCCGCAAGGCAATTATCATTCTTAAAGATTTTGTTGTGGATGAAAACCTCCTCCACGACATGGATCTTGTTCTCACTGAAGGATGTTCCAATGTAGCCCGGCACGCCTATGATAAAATCAAGGATTGCAGCAGACTGGAACTGACAATTGAAATTCACCCCGGCAGCCATATCGTTTTTGAAATTGCGGATTGGGGTAAAGGACTCTGTTCCAAATCAATTGACTTCTCCATGCCCTCCCCGGAAGCAGTCGGAGGAAGAGGTATGTTCATCATGTCCGAACTGATGGATACTTTTGAACTCATTAAAGTAAAAGAGAAGAATATCATAAAGCTCACCCGCAAGTTAAAGGATAATCAATGGCGGAAGAAGTAA
- the dtd gene encoding D-aminoacyl-tRNA deacylase has product MRLVIQRTSGGKVEVDASTVGEIGPGIMVLAGFGKDDTEKLPESKIWKTLIDKMIGLRIFEDEDGRMNRSLEDIGGDVLLVSQFTLYASCKKGRRPSFTGAAAPQLANDLFDRLVADVSQKAPAKVATGQFGAMMNVDFVNWGPVTIILDSDDFI; this is encoded by the coding sequence ATGCGTTTAGTCATTCAGAGAACAAGCGGCGGCAAAGTCGAGGTAGACGCTTCCACTGTAGGTGAGATCGGACCCGGAATTATGGTTCTAGCCGGATTCGGCAAAGATGATACAGAAAAACTGCCTGAATCAAAGATCTGGAAGACTCTTATCGATAAGATGATCGGACTGCGCATCTTTGAGGATGAAGACGGGCGCATGAATCGTTCTCTTGAAGATATCGGCGGAGATGTACTGCTAGTATCTCAGTTCACCCTTTACGCATCCTGTAAAAAGGGCCGTAGACCGTCGTTTACAGGGGCAGCCGCACCGCAACTTGCCAACGATCTATTTGACCGTCTTGTTGCAGATGTAAGCCAAAAAGCCCCCGCAAAAGTTGCTACCGGACAGTTTGGAGCCATGATGAACGTGGATTTTGTAAACTGGGGTCCGGTAACAATCATACTTGATTCAGATGATTTTATCTAA
- a CDS encoding FapA family protein: protein MPCLKHYFDPDFDYKDLKPVEKNDGSVDYYNMGYVQSVIVGQVLAQWEEPGEDGSCGLGQRHYPDKDFPRGPNTKVNPDNTDQLIATRNGYVFYNEDSLITVKELLNVRGDVNLSTGNIFFVGDMVVHGAIKSGLDVKANNINVKGIIEQANVHAAGFLKCDGGIKGNSKGIVESKETLRTSFCENATLVSSGNIIIDKNCMHTTVYSEGKFAVKGRFAGGKCYSDQIVFIGEQLGGGLSAASQVVVGYNPVLLLQIDKISTQISVLQDEANKLQKIMSNGASTTAEFTEKIEKCEMKIRFLKNKKKQLWGKIQQTERLESCRIMVQGIVKPGVEISIGQAYMQVDEPLEDVFFYYENNEIKVGSPALKR from the coding sequence ATGCCCTGCCTGAAACACTATTTTGACCCGGATTTCGATTACAAAGACCTGAAGCCGGTAGAAAAAAACGACGGAAGCGTTGACTACTACAATATGGGCTACGTGCAGAGCGTAATTGTCGGTCAGGTACTTGCCCAGTGGGAAGAACCGGGCGAGGATGGCAGTTGCGGTCTTGGGCAGCGCCATTACCCGGATAAAGATTTTCCCCGCGGCCCAAACACAAAGGTCAATCCCGACAATACTGATCAGCTGATTGCCACCCGCAACGGCTATGTTTTCTACAATGAAGACAGCCTGATAACAGTCAAGGAACTGCTTAATGTTCGTGGTGATGTAAACCTTTCCACCGGAAACATCTTTTTTGTCGGGGACATGGTTGTGCACGGTGCAATAAAATCCGGCCTGGATGTTAAAGCCAACAATATCAATGTAAAAGGCATCATTGAGCAAGCCAATGTGCATGCAGCCGGATTCCTCAAGTGTGACGGGGGAATAAAGGGCAACAGCAAAGGTATTGTTGAGTCAAAAGAGACCCTGCGCACAAGTTTTTGCGAAAATGCAACTCTTGTAAGCAGCGGAAATATTATCATTGATAAAAACTGCATGCACACTACTGTATACAGCGAAGGTAAATTTGCAGTGAAAGGACGTTTTGCCGGGGGCAAATGCTACAGCGACCAGATAGTATTCATCGGCGAACAACTGGGCGGAGGTTTAAGTGCCGCATCGCAGGTTGTAGTAGGCTACAATCCAGTACTGCTCCTTCAGATCGATAAAATTTCTACTCAAATTTCTGTCTTGCAAGATGAAGCAAATAAACTACAGAAAATAATGAGTAACGGAGCATCTACCACTGCGGAATTCACCGAAAAAATCGAAAAATGCGAAATGAAAATTCGTTTTTTGAAAAACAAGAAAAAGCAGCTTTGGGGCAAAATCCAGCAGACGGAAAGGCTGGAAAGTTGTAGGATTATGGTTCAGGGCATTGTTAAACCCGGAGTGGAAATAAGCATCGGTCAAGCTTACATGCAAGTGGATGAACCTCTAGAAGATGTATTTTTCTACTATGAAAACAACGAGATCAAAGTGGGCTCTCCCGCGTTAAAGAGATAG
- a CDS encoding motility protein A, with protein MDIATLIGIVGGFGLIVATIFMGGNAGGFVDPPSLVVVVGGTFASAFIMFPMGVVLKAFKIALKGFFAKSEDPKAIIDQIVALAETARKESLVALEKVAIDDEYLKKGVILVADGTDGDLVRSIMEIEIDAMKKRHYQGQGVMKGMGAMAPAFGMIGTLIGLVQMLSNLSDPDAIGPAMAVALLTTLYGSILANVVFLPLATKLSERSIEEATYMEIMVEGVVSIQKGEHPSIVKEKLQAFLSPGLRDAAA; from the coding sequence ATGGATATTGCAACTTTAATAGGAATTGTCGGCGGTTTCGGGCTTATCGTAGCGACCATTTTTATGGGCGGTAACGCTGGCGGGTTTGTTGACCCTCCATCCCTTGTTGTTGTTGTGGGCGGAACATTTGCCTCCGCCTTCATCATGTTCCCCATGGGAGTGGTTCTCAAAGCATTCAAAATTGCTTTAAAGGGCTTCTTCGCAAAATCTGAAGACCCTAAAGCAATAATCGACCAGATTGTTGCACTGGCTGAAACCGCAAGAAAGGAAAGCCTTGTCGCACTGGAAAAAGTTGCCATTGACGACGAATACCTCAAAAAAGGGGTTATCCTTGTTGCAGACGGCACTGATGGAGATCTGGTCCGTTCAATCATGGAAATTGAAATCGATGCCATGAAAAAACGACACTATCAGGGACAGGGAGTAATGAAAGGCATGGGGGCCATGGCTCCTGCGTTCGGAATGATCGGTACACTTATCGGTTTGGTCCAGATGCTTTCAAACCTGAGTGACCCGGACGCCATCGGCCCTGCAATGGCGGTTGCATTGCTGACTACCCTTTATGGATCCATTCTGGCCAACGTCGTTTTCCTGCCCCTGGCGACCAAGCTTTCCGAACGTTCCATTGAGGAAGCCACTTATATGGAAATCATGGTTGAAGGAGTCGTCTCCATCCAGAAAGGAGAGCACCCTTCCATTGTTAAGGAAAAACTTCAGGCATTCCTTTCCCCGGGCCTGCGTGACGCAGCGGCGTAA
- the queD gene encoding 6-carboxytetrahydropterin synthase QueD, which produces MSKGKWKLKVKKDFSAAHQLRNYGGKCENMHGHNFGVEVEIEGDRLDPKVEILMDFKELKKELSEVLDTLDHKHLNSTEYFEHRNPSSENIARYIYQEMKKRVENEHIKMVYASVSEKESSVASYSEE; this is translated from the coding sequence ATGTCTAAAGGAAAATGGAAACTCAAAGTAAAAAAAGACTTCAGTGCCGCGCATCAGCTCCGTAATTACGGCGGAAAATGCGAGAACATGCACGGTCACAACTTCGGTGTTGAAGTTGAAATTGAAGGCGACCGCCTTGATCCGAAAGTTGAAATCCTTATGGACTTCAAAGAGCTGAAAAAAGAACTAAGTGAAGTACTGGACACCCTTGATCACAAACACCTGAACAGCACAGAATATTTCGAACACCGCAACCCTTCTTCTGAGAACATCGCTCGCTACATTTATCAGGAAATGAAAAAAAGAGTCGAAAACGAACACATAAAAATGGTCTACGCTTCTGTGTCTGAAAAAGAATCCTCCGTAGCTTCCTACTCCGAGGAATAA
- a CDS encoding STAS domain-containing protein, producing the protein MAEEVIKIHDGILTLKCGREITIETIYAFKEQVEQDCESSDVELVVADLSEARFLDSSGIGFLVSLNSRLKSQNKNMYLLRPSEQICKTLELVRLISFFNIIEDEMEIP; encoded by the coding sequence ATGGCGGAAGAAGTAATAAAAATACACGATGGTATCCTGACCCTTAAATGCGGTAGAGAGATCACCATTGAGACCATTTATGCATTCAAGGAACAGGTTGAACAGGACTGTGAATCTTCAGACGTGGAGCTTGTAGTTGCAGACCTTTCCGAAGCCCGTTTCCTTGACAGCTCGGGGATAGGCTTTCTGGTTTCGCTGAATTCCCGGCTTAAAAGCCAGAATAAAAACATGTACCTGCTACGTCCAAGTGAACAGATCTGTAAGACTCTGGAACTGGTTAGACTCATCTCCTTTTTCAATATCATTGAAGACGAAATGGAAATCCCTTAA